The window TTCATGCCCTGGTTTCATCTGTTATGTTTATGTGGCTCAGGCAGGAGGTCCTTACTACCAGGTGAAGAAAGGGAGGTGGGATGGGAAAATATCAATGGCATCTAGGGTGCCGTACAACATCCCTCGTGCAAATTTCACCATTGATCAACTACTAAAACTCTTCAACTCTAAAGGACTAACACTTGAGGACCTAGTCGTTCTTTCTGGTGCTCATACATTTGGATTTGCTCACTGTAAGCAATTTGCTAGCCGACTCTACAATTACCGTGGCACTAAACAGCCTGATCCTGGCATGGATCCAAGGCTACTAAAAGCTCTTAAAATGTCCTGCCCACAATTCGGTGGGAATCCAGACATTATTGCACCGTTTGATGTTACCACTCCGTTCTTGTTTGATCATGCTTATTATGGGAATTTAGAGGCTAAATTGGGGTTGTTGGCCTCGGACCAAGCTCTATTTTTGGACCCAAGAACCAAGCCCTTGGTTCAACAATTAGGAAAGGATAAGAAAAGTTTCTTCCAAGCATTTTCAATAGCTATGGAGAAAATGGGCTCAATTGGTGTGAAAAGGGGAAGAAGACATGGAGAGACGAGGAGAGTTTGCAGTATGCATacataattggattttttttttttttaatttccttattTTCTCGTTGTGGTAGATGTTTTGTGCTTTAATATTTTGGGGTTTGAAATTTGTAGTGAATGTCAGGAGATTTTGAGATAACTCATTCACGGAATAACAttcatcatatatataatttatcttcaaacttttatttcaatggagtACTGAAACAAATATAGGGGTCAGTCTTCGTAATGTGTTAGCTTTGGATATTCATTCACCCAAAGAACAGAGGACCCAAGATGGTCTACGAATTGCTCGATTCAAAGAACGAATATCCTTCCAAGCCGAGGAAACCTTTTGCTATATAGAAATTTGTTTCCTTCAGAGAGTCCCTTGGCTAATTCATggtcaaataaataaggataagACTATTATTATTagggaaaattattttaaatctccTCAAGGTTAGCCTCAGCTGTTGGTATGAGGGCAAGATGGTTCTGTTGGTGTTTGAGATTTGTGTGGGTGAAGGATGTTGGCAAGGCTGAGCAGTGTTGATCGGTTATGGTGGTGGTCAAATGGGTGGATGTACAATTGTAGAAGAGAAAGGTACCGGTGACTAGAGAAGTAGTTGTGCTTGGAGGCGATGAAGGGGCTGATCAGTGATGATGATTTGGGAGAGGGAGACGGTTCTTTCCCTTTTTCAATTTGCTCCTTTTctccacttttttaaaaaagaaaaaagaaaaacaacacaaacttaaattaaattatcgAATTGTTTACTTAcgtttaattaaaagaataaaaaaacctaacagaAAAATTGAAGCgatgaaaaatttcaattataattcacttCTAATTATCCCTCTAACATACAAAATTTGACTAGTTAAAACTTCATAAAATCTCCCCTTTTCCATCCTTTGCGAAGGCCACAAACTCTTCAAATCAGAACCATGAGAGCCGAAGTCCAGCGAGACACCACTGCAAGTGTCGAGGTCACTTCTCAATtctaactctcttttttttagccTTCACTCTGCTGCTGAttgcatttaattttaaacaacccttctttttttgttttttctgtgtttaTGGTGTGATTGACTTTTAGTTTTTGagttaaacaaataaataaatgtggaCAGAAGGCCCCTCGTAATCATGAAATACATGcagtttaaaatttattgcaTGAACAATAGCTGTGTTTTGCTAGAACTAGTTCATTCTTCTCTATGTTCCTGATACTGAAATTGCTTCAGAATTCATTGTGTGATCTATTGTCTTCCTGAAATCcccctttgtttttgtttagatGGTGTATTCGGAGCAGTGATGACTACTTTCTATCCTTGTCCTTCCCTTTTTGTGCAGCTCCTTTTTACTTTGAGGCCCATTCCATAACTTTGATGCTTCGGACGGTTATAAGGTTACTGTCATGATTAATGCCCTATATTCTGGGGCAGAGTTCAATGACTAAAATCTGCAGAAAAATCATATCATGCATATGAAATTATTGAGAATCTGCTGAGCCGAACTATTAGCCAGCAGGCCAGCCCTCATCAAGCCCCTTGGCTGTCCACTAGTACAAGGTTCGAAATGATTGATGTAATGTGATCATGCAATTGGATAAGGGAAATTATTGAATAGATGTTACTCAATTTCTGTACTCAAATACCATGCATATGAAACTGCTACTTCTACGCCACTCGTTTCTGATTCTAATAAGAAAAGGACTGATGGCCACTCCATTATTTAGGTGTATAATTATATGCCAGAGCA of the Populus nigra chromosome 7, ddPopNigr1.1, whole genome shotgun sequence genome contains:
- the LOC133698320 gene encoding peroxidase 19 — its product is MYTTIMPALSSSSSSICTFLLVFLLVVRASNCAAKATKSSRPPRQLSVDYYAKKCPQLEQLVGSVTSQQFKEAPVSGPATIRLFFHDCFVEGCDASVLISTNPGSKELAEKDAEDNKDLRVEGFQTISKAKDLVERKCPGIVSCADILAIAARDYVHLAGGPYYQVKKGRWDGKISMASRVPYNIPRANFTIDQLLKLFNSKGLTLEDLVVLSGAHTFGFAHCKQFASRLYNYRGTKQPDPGMDPRLLKALKMSCPQFGGNPDIIAPFDVTTPFLFDHAYYGNLEAKLGLLASDQALFLDPRTKPLVQQLGKDKKSFFQAFSIAMEKMGSIGVKRGRRHGETRRVCSMHT
- the LOC133698321 gene encoding uncharacterized protein LOC133698321 isoform X2, which codes for MESSRRTSYKGLMKDWLCIMCGLFEVSAGISESLEPPDNSAAKLSHNGNTASAFATRADAVSGEKEQIEKGKEPSPSPKSSSLISPFIASKHNYFSSHRYLSLLQLYIHPFDHHHNRSTLLSLANILHPHKSQTPTEPSCPHTNS
- the LOC133698321 gene encoding uncharacterized protein LOC133698321 isoform X1 is translated as MSQSSRRTSYKGLMKDWLCIMCGLFEVSAGISESLEPPDNSAAKLSHNGNTASAFATRADAVSGEKEQIEKGKEPSPSPKSSSLISPFIASKHNYFSSHRYLSLLQLYIHPFDHHHNRSTLLSLANILHPHKSQTPTEPSCPHTNS